From a region of the Oscarella lobularis chromosome 7, ooOscLobu1.1, whole genome shotgun sequence genome:
- the LOC136188696 gene encoding uncharacterized protein isoform X2 encodes MESEKDPRSFPPPRLISSRDYGPNRSRSEPRLSKIVEEEICSESSSRDSVSGHQVENDAAAHSHDDDEEKIASESKNEEVEATLPASTEKEEKDVKEEERAPSALKKLDASVLVSTARKWKSRTIAQKMLANRSIAQNNEHQETLDRQVIRACTEIPKTLFADLLDDAIPIVQKAVQMYRHYLGPDDALTLQGMAHIEALKRKRDDNTPDFY; translated from the exons ATGGAGTCGGAAAAGGACCCGAG ATCATTTCCACCACCTCGCTTGATTTCTTCGCGTGACTACGGTCCAAATCGATCCCGATCGGAGCCTCGACTTTCAAAAATAGTAGAAGAAGAG ATCTGctccgagtcgtcgtcgcgcgactcCGTGAGCGGACACCAGGTAGAAAATGACGCCGCTGCGCAcagtcacgacgacgacgaagaaaaaatcgcttcCGAGTcgaaaaatgaagaagtaGAAGCGACACTTCCAGCTTCgacggagaaagaagagaaggatgtgaaggaagaggaaagggCGCCTTCAGCGCTCAAGA AACTCGATGCTTCCGTTCTTGTATCGACGGCTAGAAAATGGAAAAGTCGTACAATTGCCCAGAAGATGCTCGCGAATCGTTCGATAGCTCAA AACAATGAGCACCAAGAGACTCTCGACAGGCAGGTGATTCGAGCCTGCACGGAA atTCCCAAAACCCTCTTTGCCGaccttctcgacgacgccatTCCAATCGTCCAAAAAGCAGTccaaa TGTATCGCCACTATCTTGGGCCAGACGACGCGCTCACCCTCCAGGGAATGGCTCACATCGAAGCGCTGAAAAGGAAACGTGACGACAACACGCCCGACTTTTACTAA
- the LOC136188683 gene encoding RNA polymerase-associated protein RTF1 homolog produces MSRGGKSSKFSGSADPIDSDSPDLDSEFLSIASTQGARTIAKSTKRDSDSASSESDSDGEWTVNGPRANKSKGKRKRGGGDGTTSTGKKRKASKSSSSSSSSTENSDEEEDEDENEEDEEMNHTQTHLDDDDEEEEEDDDDDEEGEIFSDSSIDATAYDDGLDDRMVGDANDRQRLAEMTEAEREAELLKRFENRQRLRERFETEQEMRRKKKRAERQRRRHGNERGDATTKASLRSLRDRQSNTKDHKSKLMEELKAKRTADKNKRRKGTGGRGGEKMPLKMSEIFSDEEEEEEEEEEEEEGTWGSNDAGNATGDQKEYSVSPEKSLLRPVETKEELGRIRLSRHKLEYWVHMPFFKDTILGCYVRIGIGQNEGTPVYRVAEVMDVIETHKVYTLGKTRTNLGLKLRHGVQERVFRMAFISNSDFTDSEFARWKQDMEKNRLPLPLMCHVKQKQKDIEKAKVHNFENEEIEQIVAAKRKFAKNPYNYAVQKSKLIRDLEVAESEGLMDKVEEIKTRLSELEDRAEQLDKQRSQGISAISYINARNRQKNLIEAEKALAEEMALANKAASDPFTRRKCTPTLVTKTKESGLSAALAMSLAGEEKEEPANDKEETSDEKETKGSESRRSSVEDPTVGQSGSKLSSDLYAAHDFDINIDVAIPEPAQAVASVSKPRIVSAPPKEASASRRSLNLSDYKKRRGLI; encoded by the exons ATGAGTCGAGGGGGAAAGAGCTCCAAATTCTCGGGCTCCGCCGACCCGATCGACTCAGACTCTCCAGATCTAGACTCA GAGTTCCTGAGCATCGCCTCGACACAAGGAGCCCGAACGAtcgcaaaatcgacgaaaagagaCTCGGACAGCGCCTCATCGGAATcagacagcgacggcgag TGGACAGTAAACGGTCCTCGCGCGAACAAAtcgaaaggaaagcgaaaaagaggcggcggcgacggtaCAACGAGCACgggaaaaaagcgaaaagcatcgaaatcgtcgtcatcgtcgtcgtcgtcgacggagaacagcgatgaggaagaagacgaggatgagaacgaagaggacgaagaaatgaATCACACTCAGACGCAtctggacgacgacgatgaggaggaggaggaggacgacgacgacgacgaggaaggcGAAATTTTCTCcgattcgtcgatcgacgcgacggcgtacGACGACGGTCTCGACGACCGCATGgtcggcgacgcgaacgatCGACAGCGATTGGCCGAGATGACCGAAGCGGAGCGCGAGGCCGAATTGCTGAAGCGATTCGAGAATCGGCAGCGTCTTCGCGAGCGCTTCGAAACGGAGCAGGAGATGCGACGCAAGAAGAAGCGGGCCGAGAggcagcgtcgtcgtcatggaaacgAGCGGGgcgatgcgacgacgaaggcgtcgTTGCGATCGCTTCGCGATCGGCAGTCGAATACCAAGGATCATAAGTCGAAGCTTATGGAGGAGCTGAAGGCAAAGCGGACGGCCGATAAGAATAAGAGGCGTAAGGGGACTGGTGGTCGAGGTGGCGAAAAGATGCCGTTGAAGATGAGCGAGATATTTTctgacgaggaggaggaggaagaggaggaagaggaagaggaggaagggACGTGGGGCAGTAATGATGCAGGAAACGCGACAGGTGACCAGAAGGAATATTCAGT ATCGCCGGAAAAGTCTCTTTTGAGACCTGTTGAGACGAAGGAGGAGTTGGGTCGGATTCGGCTGTCGCGACACAAGTTGGAATA TTGGGTGCACATGCCGTTTTTTAAGGATACCATACTTGGGTGCTACGTTCGAATTGGAATTGGGCAGAACGAAGGAACGCCTGTTTATAGA GTTGCGGAGGTGATGGACGTCATTGAGACTCACAAAGTGTACACTTTGGGAAAAACCCGAACTAATCTCGGTTTGAAATTACG GCACGGAGTCCAGGAAAGAGTATTTCGGATGGCGTTCATTTCCAACAGCGATTTCACTGACTCAGAATTTGCCAGATGGAAACAAGAC ATGGAAAAGAATCGTTTGCCTTTGCCTCTGATGTGCCACGTAAAACAGAAGCAAAAGGACATTGAAAAGGCCAAGGTGCACAATTTTGAGAACGAGGAGATTGAGCAGATTGTGGCGGCAAAGCGAAAATTTGCCAAAAATCCTTACAATTACGCTGTGCAAAAAAGCAAACTCATAAGAGATCTT GAAGTAGCCGAGAGCGAGGGATTGATGGACAAGGTGGAAGAGATAAAGACGAGACTGTCCGAGTTGGAAGATCGCGCTGAACAGCTTGACAAACAGAGAAGCCAGGGAATAAGTGCTATCAG CTACATCAACGCGAGGAACAGACAGAAAAATCTAATAGAAGCCGAGAAAGCATTGGCTGAGGAAATGGCTTTGGCAAATAAAGCCGCCAGCGATCCGTTCACGAGGCGGAAATGCACGCCGACGCTTGTAACGAAG ACAAAGGAATCCGGCTTATCAGCTGCCTTGGCTATGTCACTGGCAGgcgaggaaaaagaagaaccGGCAAATGATAAG GAGGAAACGTCGGatgagaaagagacgaaggGCTCTGAAAGTCGGCGGAGCTCGGTTGAGGACCCAACTGTAGGGCAGAGTGGGAGCAAATTGTCATCTGATCTCTATGCTGCTCACGACTTTGACATCAACATTGACGTTGCTATTCCTGAGCCCGCTCAAG CTGTCGCTTCAGTGAGCAAACCAAGAATCGTTTCGGCTCCACCGAAGGAGGCTAGCGCCTCGCGACGATCTCTGAATTTGAGCGACTACAAGAAACGGCGTGGTCTCATTTGA
- the LOC136188696 gene encoding uncharacterized protein isoform X1 — protein MESEKDPRSFPPPRLISSRDYGPNRSRSEPRLSKIVEEEVHACRSHKKDTRKPKPRALAQICSESSSRDSVSGHQVENDAAAHSHDDDEEKIASESKNEEVEATLPASTEKEEKDVKEEERAPSALKKLDASVLVSTARKWKSRTIAQKMLANRSIAQNNEHQETLDRQVIRACTEIPKTLFADLLDDAIPIVQKAVQMYRHYLGPDDALTLQGMAHIEALKRKRDDNTPDFY, from the exons ATGGAGTCGGAAAAGGACCCGAG ATCATTTCCACCACCTCGCTTGATTTCTTCGCGTGACTACGGTCCAAATCGATCCCGATCGGAGCCTCGACTTTCAAAAATAGTAGAAGAAGAGGTGCACGCATGCCGATCGCATAAGAAAGACACCAGGAAGCCTAAACCACGTGCACTGGCACAGATCTGctccgagtcgtcgtcgcgcgactcCGTGAGCGGACACCAGGTAGAAAATGACGCCGCTGCGCAcagtcacgacgacgacgaagaaaaaatcgcttcCGAGTcgaaaaatgaagaagtaGAAGCGACACTTCCAGCTTCgacggagaaagaagagaaggatgtgaaggaagaggaaagggCGCCTTCAGCGCTCAAGA AACTCGATGCTTCCGTTCTTGTATCGACGGCTAGAAAATGGAAAAGTCGTACAATTGCCCAGAAGATGCTCGCGAATCGTTCGATAGCTCAA AACAATGAGCACCAAGAGACTCTCGACAGGCAGGTGATTCGAGCCTGCACGGAA atTCCCAAAACCCTCTTTGCCGaccttctcgacgacgccatTCCAATCGTCCAAAAAGCAGTccaaa TGTATCGCCACTATCTTGGGCCAGACGACGCGCTCACCCTCCAGGGAATGGCTCACATCGAAGCGCTGAAAAGGAAACGTGACGACAACACGCCCGACTTTTACTAA
- the LOC136188675 gene encoding disheveled-associated activator of morphogenesis 2-like gives MPFRLRRRRRHGSGNSVASEIDKTKSKSRRRNSLYKPVQMPPMPSSEAEVNEKFIEVLDEFDLPAAKRDEMFRMPLEKKWQLYCSTKFAHSDEGDRHADKNVQRYIDQVKAFTRDSYPESEKEQESRTKMMDGLKTALRTQPQRFVNQFVESDGINCLLNFLREMNHDTRQSSIHTAAIGSIKALLNNTYGRRHLFAHSSGINIVSQSLLTQNLKTKVAVYEILGAVCLVPGGHKRILQAMSHFREYACERARFQTVILDLDRSASEYKDEVSLKTAIMSFINAILRYGAGEDYLEFRVHLRYELLMLGFQPVVDKMRRQSNPALDRHIDFFELMRKEDETELASRFGVPHVDANSASAMLDVLKRKLTYTASYPHLLSLLQHCILIPVEGDYRAYKWQLLDRLVQQVVLQQEGPIDPDTEPLRIDVHDIVQGLVREEEFKKLSTEAEELRKARGELTAKLGKKERECEVRTREKDDIKKALNKIMTKLEKEQKESREIKLREKDLAAQVADLQSRLSGESESKARLEALLEKASGGLSDDAKALFDEQVKKELAAASALSSSASAPPPPPPPPPPGGAAPPPPPPPPGPGAPPPPGAPPVPGGMAFGQSQKKIPKPSHPLKSFNWAKMSANQVKDTVWKDLDDVKTFGLLDLEEFERTFSAYQKKEGSTEDLSQLKSKPKELSVIDGRRAQNCTILLSKLKLSNEELRLIALSMDDDDEVTPDMTEQLLKYVPQHDEIQLLESHKDEIDKMARADRFLFEMSRINHYDQRMQVLYYKKRFPERLIDCRPKVNAIFHASKEVYRSKRLRQLLEIVLAFGNYMNRGARSNAFGFKLPSLNRIIDTRASTDKKMTLLHYLIETLEKRFPDVVNLENDMPNVREAAKVNLVELEKEMLALRQGMANVTKELEYQQRQTSRDLGDRFSDVIGDFEVAGLVQLAEVEDKLIDSKTQFNKTVALFGEDPFATQPDDFFGTFSVFFQSFDEARQELAAMRKKREEEARKARDLAQQQKEREGRSSVNRKSSGKRGKAAMDGNGKESGEFDDLISALRTGDVFSEELNRFRKKHDRRTSSTKSPRRVINDTRERYH, from the exons ATGCCTTtccgacttcgtcgtcgccggcgacaCGGCTCCGGCAACAGCGTAGCCAGCGAAATCGACAAGACAAAGTCGAAATCGCGGCGACGCAACAGCCTGTACAAGCCCGTTCAAATGCCGCCTATGCCGTCGAGCGAAGCCGAAGTCAACGAGAAATTCATCGAAGTCTTG GACGAGTTCGATCTTCCCGccgcgaaacgcgacgaaatgtTTCGAATGCCGCTGGAAAAGAAATGGCAGCTTTACTGCTCAACGAAATTC GCGCATTCCGACGAGGGAGATCGTCACGCGGATAAGAACGTCCAGCGCTACATCGATCAAGTGAAGGCGTTCACGCGG GATTCGTATCCCGAAAGTGAAAAGGAGCAGGAGAGTCGGACGAAGATGATGGACGGCTTGAAGACGGCGCTGCGAACGCAGCCGCAACG ATTTGTCAACCAATTTGTCGAATCGGACGGCATAAATTGTCTGTTGAATTTCCTACGCGAGATGAATCACGACACGAG GCAGAGTTCCATTCACACGGCAGCCATAGGAAGCATCAAAGCACTTCTAAACAACACC TATGGAAGAAGGCACTTGTTTGCGCACAGCAGCGGAATCAACATCGTCTCGCAGAGTCTTCTCACGCAGAATTTGAAAACAAAGGTCGCAG TGTATGAGATTCTCGGCGCCGTTTGTCTCGTGCCGGGCGGACACAAGCGCATCTTGCAAGCCATGTCTCATTTCAGGGAATATGCGTGCGAACGAGCGAGATTCCAG ACGGTTATCTTGGATCTCGATCGTTCAGCGAGCGAGTACAAGGACGAAGTCAGTCTAAAGACGGCGATTATGTCCTTCATCAATGCAATTCTGAGATATGGTGCAGGAGAG GATTATTTGGAATTTCGAGTTCATCTTCGATACGAGTTGTTGATGCTCGGTTTTCAACCTGTTGTTGACAAAATGCGACGTCAAAGCAATCCGGCTCTAGACCG GCACATCGACTTCTTCGAACTGATgcggaaagaagacgaaacggaATTGGCAAGTCGATTTGGAGTG CCCCACGTCGATGCAAACAGCGCTTCGGCGATGCTCGACGTCCTAAAGCGAAAGTTGACGTACACAGCCTCGTATCCTCATCTGCTTTCACTCCTCCAACACTGCATTCTGATACCAG TCGAGGGCGACTACCGAGCATACAAGTGGCAGCTCCTCGACAGACTCGTTCAACAAGTCGTTTTACAGCAGGAGGGGCCCATCGATCCTGACACTGAACCGCTGCGAATCGACGTTCACGATATTGTGCAGGG TCTTGTTCGAGAAGAGGAGTTTAAGAAGTTGTCGACTGAAGCCGAAGAGCTTCGAAAAG CTCGTGGCGAGTTGACGGCGAAATTGGGAAAAAAGGAACGAGAGTGCGAAGTGCGAACGCGAGAGAAGGACGACATCAAAAAGGCGCTGAACAAAATCATGACGAAGCTGGAGAAAGAGCAGAAAGAATCGCGCGAAATCAAACTACGAGAGAAGGATCTCGCCGCTCAAGTTGCCGATTTGCAGTCTCGATTGAGCGGCGAGAGCGAATCGAAAGCTCGTCTCGAGGCTCTTCTCGAAAAAGCAAGCGGCGGTTTGTCTGACGATGCAAAGgcgcttttcgacgagcaAGTGAAGAAAGAACTAGCAGCCGCGTCCGCTCTGTcgtcctccgcctccgcgccgccgccgccacctccgccgccgcctccgggAGGCGcagccccgcccccgccgcctccaccgcCTGGACCGGGTgcacctcctcctcctg GCGCTCCTCCCGTTCCGGGCGGCATGGCCTTTGGTCAGTCGCAGAAAAAGATTCCGAAGCCGTCGCATCCGCTCAAGTCGTTCAACTGGGCAAAGATGTCCGCCAATCAGGTCAAGGATACGGTCTGGAAGGatcttgacgacgtcaag ACGTTTGGCCTTCTTGATTTGGAAGAGTTTGAAAGAACGTTTTCTGCCTATCAGAAG aaagagGGCTCGACTGAAGACTTGTCCCAGTTGAAGTCCAAGCCGAAAGAATTGTCAGTGATCGATGGGCGACGAGCGCAA AACTGCACAATATTACTCTCCAAGCTGAAGCTGAGCAATGAAGAGCTCAGACTCATTGCTTTGAGCatggacgatgacgacgaagtgacgCCTGACATGACGGAACAG CTCCTGAAATATGTGCCACAACACGACGAAATCCAGCTCTTAGAAAGCCACAAGGATGAAATAGACAAAATGGCCAGAgccgatcgttttctctttgaaaTGAGCAG AATCAACCACTATGATCAGAGGATGCAAGTCCTTTACTACAAGAAGAGATTTCCGGAGCGTCTCATTGATTGCCGTCCCAAAGTCAACG CCATTTTTCACGCTTCGAAGGAGGTATATCGAAGCAAACGGCTACGTCAACTTCTTGAGATAGTTTTGGCGTTCGGAAACTATATGAACAGAGGAGCCAGAAGCAACGCTTTTG GGTTCAAATTGCCTAGTTTGAATAGGATAATTGACACGAGGGCGAGCACGGACAAGAAGATGACTTTGCTGCACTATCTCATTGAAACTTTGGAGAAAAGG TTTCCCGACGTCGTAAATTTGGAAAACGACATGCCAAATGTTAGAGAAGCGGCGAAAGTGAA tctcgtcgaattggagAAGGAAATGCTGGCCCTTCGCCAGGGAATGGCCAACGTCACCAAAGAGCTCGAATACCAACAGCGACAGACAAGTCGCGACTTGGGTGATcgtttttctgacgtcatcggcgaCTTTGAGGTGGCCGGATTGGTTCAACTGGCTGAAGTGGAAGATAAACTCATCGACTCCAAGACTCAG TTTAACAAAACGGTTGCCTTGTTTGGCGAGGATCCCTTTGCAACACAACCGGACGACTTCTTCGGAACGTTTTCAGTCTTCTTTCAGTCTTTTGAC GAGGCGCGCCAGGAATTGGCGGCGATGCGCAAgaaacgcgaagaagaagcgcgCAAAGCGCGAGACCTTGCCCAG CAGCAAAAGGAGCGCGAGGGTCGCTCGTCCGTGAATCGGAAATCGAGCGGAAAGCGAGGAAAGGCGGCGATGGACGGCAACGGCAAGGAGAGCGGCGAGTTCGACGATCTCATCTCGGCATTGCGCACCGGCGACGTGTTCAGCGAAGAATTGAATCGCTTTCGCAAGAAACACGATcgtcgcacgtcgtcgacgaagtcccCGAGACGAGTAATAAATGACACCCGAGAAAGATATCACTAA
- the LOC136188677 gene encoding zinc finger FYVE domain-containing protein 1-like, translating to MSQMCEDRLECDENDPPVATIRCEDCGSYQCDACFSRIHDLGSGLRSHNHRRLNPEFLSCNGFCKKANVAEKYCRDCRLRLCVSCDEKLHSKGKRVHHERGDVTLSTNNDYDGESSQGRIQRRRRKSIDDDLAEERDDDDVDLAFETIGTLESYGESPVDPPPGDDDDDDAPPREHSIETSSNLARESFLGNSDEAEIRRPDCNSFLLVDGKEKLMLRSAEEFAEQLKCSETEPVKVVCIVGNTGDGKSHTLNHAFFKGESVFSTSPHQSSCTVGVWSAYDPELKAIFLDTEGKLGVREDADMHTRLLMKILAVSDVIIYRTKAERLHSDMYKFLQDASESYQRFFASQLKATASKLNIKDQPSLGPALVVFHTTQHTDPLGQSPAGVSKKGGSEIMMRSASRRQAKGADEALRNEFAKAGGELRAYSSIGYEGYKVEKKDADRSRHSFEGLNKRVRRLLRDKAIRSARNPLVIFKSLEELNSKFSGKIERNTWAFPDEYFTCQMKCESCEARCAETMNHLKENIPHRTNKKALCSYRHEFENKIFLCRQCNDAGRRSVVVPKTGSFKDAPWVGLVKFAWSGYVLECKNCAVIYRSRQQWYGNKTPEEMGAVVTEIQHVWPGEPIQSASTENAARLVLEGVASAANRIGQATLPTTNALSDWVQDKLAPSYWVPNSQLKKCHSCAKKFTTEQSKHHCRSCGEGFCDPCSMNRAAVPWRGWGSEEVRVCDSCYEKIQEDDKDADADDQPNDVLPRRMTEAVRSAYGAVANAMQYPKKGLVDSARPQYWVPDEDIVDCFLCREIFGGNISRHHCRACGQGVCEKCSPHQRSVPSRGWDHPTRVCDRCNERKDPL from the exons ATGTCGCAAATGTGCGAGGATCGACTCGAATGCGATGAAAACGACCCTCCTGTAGCCACCATTAGATGCGAAGACTGCGGCAGCTACCAATGCGATGCCTGCTTTAGCAGAATTCACGACTTGGGCTCGGGACTTCGATCGCACAACCACCGACGTTTGAATCCCGAATTTCTGTCGTGCAACGGGTTCTGCAAGAAGGCCAACGTTGCTGAGAAATATTGTCGCGACTGCCGACTGCGACTGTGCGTTTCGTGCGACGAGAAATTGCACTCGAAAGGCAAAAGGGTTCATCACGAGcgaggtgacgtcacactgaGCACGAATAACGATTACGACGGCGAGAGCTCGCAAGGACGCatacagcgacgacgacgaaaaagcatcgacgacgatttggccgaagaacgcgacgacgacgacgtcgatttggcgttcgaaacgatcggCACCCTCGAATCGTACGGGGAATCCCCCGTCGATCCTCCCCccggcgatgacgacgacgacgatgctcCGCCTCGCGAACACAGCATTGAGACGAGTTCGAATCTGGCGAGAGAGAGCTTTTTGGGGAATTCAGACGAAGCTGAGATTCGTCGTCCTGACTGCAATAGCTTTCTTCTTGTtgacggaaaagaaaaattgatg ttGAGAAGTGCCGAGGAATTTGCCGAACAATTGAAATGCAGCGAGACGGAGCCCGTCAAGGTTGTGTGCATTGTTGGAAATACGGGCGACGGAAAATCGCACACCTTGAATCACGCCTTTTTCAAAGGCGAATCCGTGTTCTCCACCTCGCCGCACCAGTCATCGTGCACGGTGGGCGTCTGGAGCGCTTATGATCCGGAATTGAAGGCGATCTTTCTCGATACGGAAGGCAAGTTGGGCGTGCGGGAAGACGCCGACATGCACACGCGTCTTCTCATGAAAATACTCGCCGTATCCGATGTCATCATCTATCGAACGAAAGCCGAACGCCTACACAGCGACATGTACAAATTCTTGCAGGACGCGTCGGAGAGTTATCAACGCTTCTTCGCCAGCCAACTGAAGGCGACAGCCTCCAAGCTCAATATCAAAGACCAGCCAAGTCTCGGTCCAGCTTTGGTCGTTTTTCACACAACGCAACACACGGATCCCCTTGGACAGTCTCCCGCCGGCGTATCGAAAAAAGGCGGCAGCGAGATTATGATGCGTTCGGCGTCTCGACGACAGGCGAAAGGAGCCGACGAAGCGctgcgaaacgagttcgCCAAGGCGGGTGGCGAGCTGAGAGCCTATAGTTCAATTGGGTACGAAGGGTATAAGGTGGAGAAGAAGGACGCCGACCGCAGTCGTCATTCTTTTGAGGGATTGAACAAGAGAGTTAGGAGGCTCTTGCGCGATAAGGCGATTCGTTCCGCGAGGAATCCGCTCGTGATATTTAAGAGTCTTGAG gagTTGAATTCTAAGTTTAGTGGAAAGATTGAGAGAAACACTTGGGCCTTTCCTGATGAGTACTTCACATGTCAAATGAAATGCGAGTCTTGCGA AGCTCGCTGCGCTGAAACAATGAATCACCTGAAGGAAAACATTCCTCACAGGACGAATAAGAAGGCCTTGTGCTCATACAGGCACGAATTTGAAAACAAGATTTTTCTGTGCAGG CAATGCAACGACGCTGGTAGGCGAAGTGTCGTTGTTCCCAAGACGGGCAGTTTCAAGGACGCGCCATGGGTGGGTCTGGTCAAATTTGCTTGGTCAGG ATACGTGCTGGAGTGCAAGAATTGTGCCGTCATTTATCGCAGTCGACAGCAATGGTACGGCAACAAGACGCCCGAAGAAATGGGTGCCGTCGTGACGGAAATCCAGCACGTTTGGCCAGGA GAACCTATTCAGAGTgcttcaacagaaaatgcCGCTCGGCTCGTTTTGGAAGGCGTTGCGTCGGCAGCGAATCGTATTGGCCAGGCCACGTTACCAACGACGAATGCCCTTTCCGACTGGGTACAAGACAAACTTGCCCCATCCTATTGGGTTCCAAACTCCCAACTCAAA AAATGCCACAGTTGCGCCAAGAAGTTCACCACCGAGCAAAGCAAGCATCACTGCCGTAGCTGTGGCGAAGGCTTCTGTGACCCGTGCTCCATGAATCGAGCTGCTGTACCGTGGCGAGGCTGGGGCAGCGAGGAGGTGCGCGTTTGCGATTCGTGCTACGAAAAAATTCAGGAAGACGACAAAGATGCTGACGCTGACGATCAACCGAACGACGTTCTACCGCGTCGCATGACGGAAGCGGTCCGATCGGCGTATGGAGCCGTCGCTAACGCAATGCAATATCCCAAGAAGGGTTTGGTCGACTCGGCGAGACCTCAATATTGGGTTCCCGACGAGGACATCGTCGACTGTTTTCTCTGTCGTGAAATATTCGGCGGGAATATCAGTCGGCATCACTGTCGAGCTTGCGGACAGGGGGTGTGCGAAAAATGCTCGCCGCATCAACGTTCCGTGCCGTCTCGCGGCTGGGATCATCCGACCCGCGTTTGCGACCGGTgcaacgaaagaaaagaccCTTTGTAG
- the LOC136188691 gene encoding 2-Hydroxyacid oxidase 1-like, with amino-acid sequence MALVCATDYEAHAKLHLSKKTWDFYSAGARPKQTLRENCAAYERLRLRPRVLRDVSHVDTEVTVLGQRMAFPIGVSPTAYHGLAHPDREVATAKAACSLKTCMTLSLCSNASMEDVAAAAPDGLRWLQLYILSDRELTRRMVRRAEAAGFRALAVTVDQPVIGKRGGMDNFLPPGMGLGNFPYGDDVSSTEQMRRQISLVDGSLTWKDIDWLRSVTRLPVIVKGIYTAEDAREAVRHGVAAVWVSNHGARQLDGVPATIEVLPEVVAAVDGKVEVFVDGGIRYGTDVLKALALGARAVFLGRPVLWGLAHSGEEGVRNVLEILRNEFRSAMALAGCSRISDIEKSLVVHERHFRQAHL; translated from the exons ATGGCTCTCGTTTGCGCAACAGATTACGAAGCGCACGCCAAACTTCATCTTTCCAAAAAGACGTGGGATTTCTACTCGGCTGGAGCACGGCCAAAGCAAACCCTACGAGAAAATTGCGCAGCATACGAGAG ACTGCGTCTTCGACCTCGTGTCCTCCGCGACGTGTCTCACGTCGACACAGAAGTAACAGTTCTAGGCCAAAGGATGGCATTTCCAATCGGCGTGTCGCCGACCGCCTACCACGGTCTCGCCCATCCCGATCGCGAGGTGGCGACGGCAAAAG CTGCATGCAGTCTCAAGACGTGCATGACGTTGAGTCTCTGCTCAAATGCGAGCATggaagacgtcgccgccgccgcccccgaCGGACTTCGCTGGCTCCAGCTCTACATTCTCAGCGATCGCGAACTGACGCGACGCATGGTTCGTCGAGCCGAGGCGGCCGGATTTCGGGCgctcgccgtcaccgtcgatCAACCGGTGATCGGAAAGCGCGGCGGCATGGACAACTTTCTTCCGCCTGGAATGGGATTGGGAAATTTTCCctacggcgacgacgtctcttccACTGAGCAGATGCGCCGTCAGATCAGCTTGGTCGATGGTTCGTTGACTTGGAAGGATATCGATTGGCTCCGATCTGTCACTCGCTTGCCTGTCATCGTCAAAGGCATCTACACGGCAGAAGATGCAAGGGAAGCAGTGCGTCACGGTGTTGCCGCCGTTTGGGTTTCAAATCACGGAGCCAGGCAATTAGACGGCGTTCCTGCCACT attgaAGTGTTGCCTGAAGTGGTTGCTGCTGTTGATGGAAAGGTCGAGGTTTTCGTTGACGGCGGTATTCGATATGGAACGGACGTGTTGAAAGCGCTGGCGCTGGGCGCTCGAGCGGTCTTTCTCGGAAGGCCTGTTCTCTGGGGATTGGCTCACAGT GGAGAAGAAGGCGTCAGGAACGTATTGGAAATACTGAGAAACGAATTCAGATCGGCAATGGCTTTAGCTG GTTGTTCGCGCATTTCCGACATTGAAAAGTCTCTGGTGGTTCATGAACGCCACTTTCGTCAAGCACATCTATAA